ATCGGGGGCGGCTATCAGCGCGCTTCGAGGAGTTCAAGGCAGTCGGCTGATCAACCCCTGGTGGTGGAGCCTAGGGGACTCGAACCCCTAACCCCCTGCTTGCAAAGCAGGTGCGCTACCAATTGCGCCAAGGCCCCGCGTGAGCCGGCTGCGCCGGCTCAGGTGTGGGTCGGTGTCAGTGACCCGCGGTCTGGTTGTCTGCGGTGACGCTGTCGGTCGCCTCTGCCCAGAGCGCCTGCTCGGACTTCTGGGCCTGGGCCTTCTTGCCCAGTGCGACCGCGGCACCCGCGGCGATGGCGAGGAGCAGGATCTTCTTCACGGGGCCGACCTTTCCGGGGGGTGAGTGGGCCTAACAGGAGTTGAACCTGTGACCTCTTCCTTATCAGGGAAGCGCTCTAACCGACTGAGCTATAGGCCCGGGGTGGTGCGGGTGGTGCAAGCACCGACGCGGAAGATTACCGCACGGTGGTGGCAGGGTCGAAATCGACCCCGTGGGAGCCTCGTCTCAGCGCTCGTCCTCGGCCAGGGTGACCTCGAGGCCGCCCAGCAGTGCGGCGGACAGGTTGTAGAGGAAGGCCCCCAGCGTGGCGATCGCGGTCAGCAGGATGACGTCGGCGACGGCCACGAGCATGGTGAAGCCGAGCACCCGTCCGGTGCCGAGGTAGTCCTCGACGTCGAACGACGTGCCGGAGTCGCCCACGACCTGCTGGATGCTCGTGTTGATCGAATCCCAGACCCCGGCTGCGCCCAGCACGCCCCAGACGATCGCGACCGAGACGACGGTGACGACGCCGAGGGCGATCGAGAGCAGGAACGCGGTCTTCATGACCGACCACGGGTCGACCCGGGTCAACCGCAGGCGGGCCGAGCGCGTGCTGCCCTTGGCCGCCGACGGCCGTCGCGGCGCCGACTGGCCGGCGGCACTGGACCGCGCCGCCTGCGGGGCCTCGGCCCGGTTCTGCGGCTGTTTCGCCGGGCCTGCCGACTTGCCGCTCGAGCGGCTCGTCGAGGTCGTGGCCGACTCCGACGA
The nucleotide sequence above comes from Nocardioides massiliensis. Encoded proteins:
- a CDS encoding DLW-39 family protein — encoded protein: MKKILLLAIAAGAAVALGKKAQAQKSEQALWAEATDSVTADNQTAGH
- a CDS encoding DUF3566 domain-containing protein, which codes for MSDRTPFHEQVRAALEADRPDGGPARSSESATTSTSRSSGKSAGPAKQPQNRAEAPQAARSSAAGQSAPRRPSAAKGSTRSARLRLTRVDPWSVMKTAFLLSIALGVVTVVSVAIVWGVLGAAGVWDSINTSIQQVVGDSGTSFDVEDYLGTGRVLGFTMLVAVADVILLTAIATLGAFLYNLSAALLGGLEVTLAEDER